The nucleotide sequence TTTGTGTGTTTTGCTGGTGTCTGTTTAGGTGCTGATCCTTCAGCTGGAGGGACAGAAACACTGGAGGCTTTATCAGCCCACCGTCCCTCTGGCCCGCGAGTACAGCCTGGAGCCCGAGGACCGCATTGGTCCCCCGACACACGACTTCATCCTGCAGGTTTGTGACTGAAAAAGAGACGAGATGTGAAGACGGGTGAATGTCTCTTGTGTTTTAATACATGAATCTGCTGCTGTTCTTCTAGCCTGGAGACCTGCTGTATTTCCCCAGAGGAACCATCCATCAGGCGGACACACCGGCCGGCGTGGAGCGATCCACTCACCTCACGCTCAGCACCTACCAAAATACGTACGTGTCTGCGCTCGGGTTACGTGTGACACACAGACGCGCAGACTCTGTGAAAGCGTTCGATTAACCCTTGTGTTCTGTTAGTATGATCTTCATGGTGCGAGTCAAATTCGCCCTCATTATATTCAGTACAACTCAGCATAAGTCACATTATGAGAAATGGTTTCTCTGGGTCTTAACAAGTTTTAATGCACCTGTCCAGAAATTAAAGCCTTAAATCAGAGCAAAGCTCATGGCATTAAATGTTACACgcactgcacaaaaaaaaaatctcttcctcagtatttttgacttgtttcccagtacaaatatctaaacatccttaaatcaagacACATAACCTTGAGATGCAACATGAAGCTgtgaagtcttgttttctgagaaactgaACAAAACCAGTTTATGAGTTTACaatttaaacaagaacaaatatctgtcagtgGGATCAGAAAATAACCTCGACGTGGGTCAAACTGACAGTGGGGTTCAGATGTGAACTGCTTGTGTTTCAGGTCGTGGGGCGACTTCATGCTGGACGTGATTCCCGGCTGCGTGTTCGACTGCATGAGCCGAGACCGTGAGATGCGATCCGGACTGCCTCGTAACCTCCTAACGGTGAGCACAGCAATTTACCATCAGCACACTAACACAGACTGTACACGGACTAACAGCATGTGTATGCGTGTTTTCTCATATATCAGGCTCCCGGTTTCGGTCCCAATGTTACTAAGCGGGTGTGTGAGTTTCTGCGCCGCCTGGCCGATGGTCTTGAGCAGGACGATCACGAGTTGCGCTCCACTGCTATGAAACGAGACTTCATCTCCCACAGACTGCCACCGTACCTGCTGGACCAGGCCGAACTCGAACCCGGTGAGCCTCACGGGCCTGTTGTAGCCTGTTTGACGTACTGCCGATGTCTGTCACCAATGATTGGCTTTCTCTTCCAGCTGGGAAACTGCCGTCGCTAGAGGACACGGTGTGTATCCGGTTCAAAGAGCATCTTCTTCTAACGGTGGAGCCCAGTCAAGACAACACTGTAAGAGACCTACACAcctttgtatatatatatatatatatatatatatatatatatatatatatatatatgtatgtatgtatgtatgtatgtatgtatgtatgtatgtgtgtgtgtgtgtgtgtgtaactctggtccacaaaaccagtctttaagtatttaagtattacacgggtatatttgtagcaatagccaacgatacattgtttgggtaaaaattattgatttttcttttataccaaaaatcattaggatattaagtaaagatccggt is from Labeo rohita strain BAU-BD-2019 unplaced genomic scaffold, IGBB_LRoh.1.0 scaffold_1601, whole genome shotgun sequence and encodes:
- the LOC127158613 gene encoding ribosomal oxygenase 2-like, coding for VLILQLEGQKHWRLYQPTVPLAREYSLEPEDRIGPPTHDFILQPGDLLYFPRGTIHQADTPAGVERSTHLTLSTYQNTSWGDFMLDVIPGCVFDCMSRDREMRSGLPRNLLTAPGFGPNVTKRVCEFLRRLADGLEQDDHELRSTAMKRDFISHRLPPYLLDQAELEPAGKLPSLEDTVCIRFKEHLLLTVEPSQDNTDEATELVVFVLHSLKNKRETHMMGTSDEEDEEDDEEDVVSQGLRFPSSHLAALKQLLSGERIPAVQLQLLQDEDKVGLLLGLWSEGLLQVCQTP